In Setaria italica strain Yugu1 chromosome IX, Setaria_italica_v2.0, whole genome shotgun sequence, the genomic stretch TATTGGAACTTTCGATggagtgtcggaacttccgatactaTCATAGAAAAACTGAGGTAAAGGATGTGCAAGTGAGTGAATTGTGTCTCTCAATGGGTGGTTAGTATCTTCAATTGAGCACTTTAGCATTTTCAAGCTATCCATTCGCGTCCCCCTTAATAGTACGacgttcctatactcaaattagaaattagaaattatgaACGAGTCTTCTTTTGAGCTCAACACCGTTCTTTCTTTGAAGTTAGGGGTTTCCCGAGATTTCTTTCTTGcacctttgcacttctttagaattaaaacctgttaatcacttgataaaattattagtccCCTAACCATGGATGTCATCAACACTAGAACCCACTtaggggccaaatgcactttcaaaaAATCCCCCGCGCCCCTCCCACCACCGCCTTCCGTCCCCGCTGCCCCTCCGCCACCCCTTCGCCCCTCCGCCTGCCCCGCCTCCGCCCATCCGCCCGCCCTGCCTCCACCCTCGCCCCTCGCCTGCCCCGCCtctgcctcctcccctccaccgAGAATTGACCCACCGAAACCTGTAAAAAAGATACCATACCATACCATGTCGTACCATACCGACCGGAGTGTACGGTGGCGTGCGTGCATGCTTGCCTATGTATGTGAAGTGAATTGAAGATGGCACCAAGAATTTAGTATAGTATAGTAAAACGCAGCTAGCTGCTGCATGCATGCGTTACTACATACGTGTACCTATGTTAAGGCGAGGACGTGCACATTGATGGTTGCACTGGCCTGCTGGTTATtatatcatattttttttcttgttaatTAATAGGGTTGGACGTTTCCGATCCCTAGCAATCTATCACATGGCACACACGGCAGCCCCACACTGTGCAACTCGTGGGATGGATACAGTGCAGATGCGAGTCATGTATCTGGAAACTTAGTTTGCAGTCAGATGCGTGTACAGTAGATTGGCATTGGTGGTACAAATTAACAATANNNNNNNNNNNNNNNNNNNNNNNNNNNNNNNNNNNNNNNNNNNNNNNNNNNNNNNNNNNNNNNNNNNNNNNNNNNNNNNNNNNNNNNNNNNNNNNNNNNNGGAGGGGTTGAGGAtaaggtggcggtggcggacggctttagtaccgggtgagagttccacccggtactaaagggtttagtaccgggtgatgcctccacccggtactaaagggtgacctttagtaccgggtggcgcctccaacctttagtaccgggtggagcccccCACCCAATACTAATGGGGCTCACGGGGGCTCATCGGGGGCTATCCGTTTATgcctggtactaatgctcacattaataCTGGATCAAAATGCAACCAGTACTGAGCTTCGggatgaatgctcagttttccagtagtggaaGATTCTCAAGATAGTAGGATTATCAGATAAACCTGCTGCCTAGATAAACGAGGTTAAGGTAAGCGGAAACAAACTGGACCATATACGGCCCGACGGTGCATGGCCTTATTGTGGGAAGAATTAAGCagctaaggccccgtttgttcCTTTAGGAgttcctaaaattcctatcacatcgaatgtttagatactaattaggagtattaaacatagactaattataaaattaattacacagatagagactaatttgcgagataaatctattaagcctaattagtccatgatttgacaatgtggtgctacagtaacatgtgctaatgatggattaattaggcttaatagattcgtctcgggaattagcctcgatctgtgtaattagttttataattagctcatgtttgattctcctaattagtctttgaatattcgatgtgatatgaattttaatcGGACTAAAGGCCCGAATACCCCTAAGATTGCTTGGGTTGCATGGTCAGTTCGCCCGGCCGGCCTCATCATCGATCACTACCCAGTGCTGCCCAATTGCTCCATGACAACTAATGCATTGAGATTATTGAGAGGATCGGAGCTAGGACAAGTCGATCATATCGATGGAGCTGCCTGCTGAGCCCCCACTTACCTTGTTCACAAGCTGGTAGCAGCTAGGTTCCGATTCCAATGGGGCACTGCCAGTGCCAGCTATACAACTAACAAAAGCTAGCAGCTATATGTAGGAATGAGCAGTAAAGCTATACTATATCTAGCTGCAGTACGTACGTTATTTGTTTAGGGCCAGCCGGGTTAGTAGCTATAGCTAGTTAGGTACACACACAGTACACTCGACAGATCGACAACAATATGTAGTTAACCAGCAGCCGGCAACGACAATGACCTCCCGATCGAATCAATTCAAAACCGAGCCGGCGAGCCCGACCCGCTGCGTGCTGGAGGGCCTCGCCGACCAGACCTTTGCTtcaggccgccgccgtcgaccttTGCTTCAGTGCTGCTTGCTTGCTCCTCAACTAGCTAGCTACTGCATGCAAGTCTGAAATTATATTTCCAGATGAGTGAGTACGTGAGCATGCTGTCTTGACGTCGCTCTTCGATCAGTTCCACCTGCTGGATTGCATTGCATTCCATTTCCATGGGTCGGCTAGCTGCAACACTAACCGGCCAGCCGGGGTCTTTTTGCAACAATATAGTTTTGCGTTGCTATATCTAAAACTCTATTCGCAACAACTCATTTTGCGTTGCTAGCTATATCATagactcttttgcaacacaCGATAGTACTAATAGCAACAATTTATACTCGTTGCGACGTGGACATCTATTTGCAACCATTACAACTAGCGTTGCAATAACGTCGCCGTAATTACAATGCAAACATATTCGTTGCGATATATACACCTTATTGCAACCAACAAAAATTAAATCGCAACACCACACAATTGGTGACAACATGTCCCCTTATCTCAACTAAAATCGACTACTGTTGCAATAACCACTATGTATTGTAACGAAAATCAACTGATGCAAAAAAAACCGTGGCATTAGCCACAGAACCTTGTTGTGTACAGTAGAGTCGCGAAAACCAGATCGTGGAGCGCGATTTCAGTGGGCACTACCTAGCTTAactattctttttcttcaactcccCACGCACACAGACACAGCTGTGTAGTATACTTGTGTGCGTCCCGCTACCTAGCTAGTATCTGCTAGTACATTGCATTGGTCCCTCAAAATGTAAAGTTGTTATTCTGCTGCTGCTTTATAATTatgtaatataaaaatataGCAGTTGCATGTACAAGACCGGCCTGCCGTGATGATATGATGTTACACTTGATTGTAATTACATTGGCGGgagtatttttttaagaaaaaaaagggatgCTGATCGATGCTGCACCTAAAAAATGACTCTGGCAAAACGACTTTGCCTATGGTTATGGATACAAAATAATTTTCAGAGGACCTTTAATTTATATCACGGCCGGCCGGTGAAACAGTTGTTAATTGTATGTAATGGCAAGATCGAATTATTCTGTTTTGACACATCTACATGCCCAAACTGGATTGCTTTTGAGAAGGTGAAACTAAAGCtgtcattttttaaaaaaaaattgaaacaggTGACAAGGAAGTTGAAAGTTGAAGGGGCAAATAAAAGACGAGTCATCGTCGGTAGGCTAGGGTGGGCATACATAATATCTGCACTGGGGGCGGGGCGGGCAGGTGGTGGAGATCCGTCAGTAATCATATCGACGAACAGCAGAGGTAGCTGATCTGATGGAGGAGAAATTTTAATTATTGAAGATGGAAACAATACAAGCAGCCTGTGTCGTCCTAGTACATAGGAGTACGTCTGTGCAGCATCACATGCACAGGAGAATGAAATGaaagatgagatggatggagaTGGAACGACGAAGCAGCTGTGGATCGGTTATATGGACGATGCATGGCAGAGATCCGATCAGATCATGCAGgacggagcaggagcaggagcaggtggaGAGCTACTCCGATCCATGCATCTATCGTCTATCACTGCTGCGTGCAGTGCAGTGTCAGCAGTAGTAGTGTGGGCGTGGTATGCAAGCCATGTCGACAGATACACACGGCTAGCTAGCTGCTTTCGCTTCGGCGGCGTCGGCATGTGGCCTGGCCGGGGAAGCCAACAAAACCCTAGGCTTCACGGGCTGCGTGTACAAAATAAGGGGCTCCTTTccagctgcctgcctgcctcatGGAGTGGAGCCTATCCATGGTCGATAATAATCATGCACAGTTCCGTAAAAACTAAATTGAAATAGAGTTAATTACCATTCAATATAATTCATCACCAGATGCCTGCTAGTAGCATAGTAGTGCAGTCTGCAGGTAGGAAGGTGGTAGTGGTTAATACATATAACAACAAGCTAAGCTGTCTAGTTAAGCTGATCGACAAGATTGATCAACGTGCACACACGCTAGGCAGGCATCATCATCGCAAGATGGGAAAAGTACGCGGTAGCTGATGCATGGCTATAATATAAGCTAGCTAGCTGTTGAATGCACAACTCTGAAACCACTGCTAGCGATAGGCTGGGGTGCCTGTTAACCTTAGCTTTACATATAGTCTCGCATCAGAATTATGTCGATCCATGAGCATaatatcatgcatgcatgcagccaAGGGTCGTAGGACGGAGGTGCCATGCATGTTTTAGATTGAATAAAGAaacaaggagaggaggaggagcaaaaTTGCTTGCCGTAGTCAGCTgtactacatatatatatatcattatattaataactgcatgcatgcacagtAATTAGTAATCctataaataattaaatataatgTGTCAAATTAAGTTAATTCATGCATGAGAAATATCTCGTGGGAAGAAGACATGGTAGCTGTAGCTGCTGTAACAAATATCTTGTGGGTACAGGCAGCAGCAATGCATGCAGAAATACTATGTATCCGTGCAACGCGGCGACAAGCAtcttcattcattcattcagaaATAATATATAGGGCACGTATACGTGACGTACACACGAATACATACATATATAGCAGACGCATCCGTACGTCGTCCATATATATGTGACGTTGTATAGATGGATCACAAACTGAAACTGCTACTCATCGATCGCTAGCTTAttcaaccaaccaaccaaaccaTTGACGACGACGGATCATAATTAAGTAGCTATATACTAGGTAGATCGATCGATTCAGAAGCACTGGAATCCGTTGGGTACGCGCCTGCCGCAGTAGTTCACGAGGAGGCTCAGGTTGATGGGCAGGTTGATGGTGATGCCCAGCACGTTGGCGCGCAGGGCCGTGCACAGGCACACCGCCGCCTCAAGGTCCGCCAGGCCCTGGATCAGCGTGCAGCacggcgtccgcggcggcgtcccGAGGGTCACGTTGATCAGCCCCTGTAGCACGTTGGCGCACACACCAAGCTTCAGGGCATCGATGGGGCACCTACGACCttggcctccgcctcctccgctgccgccgccgccggtgccgccccctccgctcccgcccccgccggtgccgccgcctccggtgcctcccccgccggtgccgccgcctccggtgccgccccCGCCGGTGCCGCCCCCTCCGGTGCCGCCCCCtccggtgccgccgcctccggtgccgccccCTCCGCTCCCGCCCCCGCCGGTGCCGCCCCTCCGCTTccgctgccgcctccaccaccagaggatcctccgccgcctcccccaccgcTCCCACCCCCGCCGGTgccgcccccaccgcctccgctgccgcctccaccaccaccaccaccgccaccgccgcctgggcTAGGACAGGTGCCGCACTTGCAGCCGCAGGCGTCGGCgaaggcgaagaagaggaggttgAGGGCCAGGAGCGTGGCGACCACGGAGGCTTTCTTCGCCGCCATGCTGGCTTGCGGGCTAGCTAGTGCTTCTGCTATCTCTGTGCCGCACTAGTGGTGCTGGAACCCTGTGGAGTCTGGGGGTCCTATTTATAGGCGGCCGGGCGGGTCGGCCGGGGAGCAAGAGCAATTTGTTTTGCCGCTCATCagattaataaaataaaataaagcatgCATGCGGACATGCGGTGGAGTGGAGTACAGTACGTACTAGATCTGATGCATGGCCGCCGGATCATGCATCCATCTGTACGTACGTACGGACGTATGAATGTATGTATTATACTGCATACACACACACGTATACCGCAGTAGGAATGGCGGGGTGCAGTCCAGCTAGTAGGGTAGGGTAGGGGTGTCAGCTACCGCCTTGCATTGCATGGAGCGGCATGTGCATGGCGTGACCCACTTGAACTCGACCTCTCTAACCAACCAAGTAAGcgaatatgcatgcatgcagtagGTGTATAGTGCAGTGCCTTTGGAAAGACGGCTGTACTGTGTACATGCTGCTGCTTGTTCGGTTGCCTCCACTCCAATAATGATAATGATCCTCCCATGCAATCATTATTGTTAATTTGTACTACCAATGCAAGCTACAGTACAAGCATCTGGCTGCAAACTAAACTTTCCAGATACATGACTCCATCTGCACTGTATCCATCCCACGAGCTGCACAGTGTGGGGCTGCCGTGTGTGCCATGTGATAGATTGCTAGGGATCGGAAACGTCCAACCCTATTAattaacaagaaaaaaaatatgatataATAACCAGCAGGCCAGTGCAACCACCAATGTGCACGTCCTCGCCCTAACATAGCTACACGTACGTAGTAACGCATGCATGCAGCAGCTAGCTGCCTTTACTATACTATACTAAATTCTTGGTGCCATCTTCAATTCACTTCACatacatatgcatgcatgcacgcacgccACCCTACACTCCGGTCCGTATGCTACGACATGGTATGGTATGGTATCTTTTTTACAGGTTTTTCTACCGCACTTCTCCCACCATGTCCATTTGTACTGAAACGCAGAATTGTTCGGACCTACTTTTCAAAGCAGCGCTATTTCAGTATCTGTACAGAAGCGGTCACGGTTCCAAACATGGCCTATCGCAGCTCGACATCCTGTACCCTGCAGATCCATCGAGATAGACGTATGTACGATGCACTGTTCCTGGGGAAAACACTTGCCAAGGTTTTACATGCATGCAGATGCACGCACGCGCCTGCAAATTGGAAACTTCACACACGCACACCCATGCTCTTTATTTTTTAGTAGTAGTATACTAGCTCCGTTCCATTCATTCTTAAATATAGTATACGAgacaattgatttttttattttccttgtaAATATTCATATAAATtgataaatataaatatgaagTGCATTTAATTGATAAATGTAGATGTAAGCTGTTAGCTGCATCAAGATAGGGTCGCGTCTCATGCGGATCGTGGAGGCATGGCATGCACCAGTTAGCGGTTGTGCATGTGGATCGTGCGGCGTGTGCGTGAGACTTGGACTACCACGACGTTGATCGACGGGTGCGTCACGTCATCGCCTGGGTCTGTAAGATCATGTAATCGTTTGTTTGTTCAATGAGTCGAAATACAGAAAGTCAAAATAGGACGTTCGTCGCCGCAAGAGCTTGTGTTCGTGTGTGTCCACTTCAAACTAGCTACCTTCTCTGTGTGCTTCTTCTCTGTCACGTGAGTTTGTGTGCTTGTACGAGCTGCTGATCCTGAGTGGATCCAACGTCATGGTCCATGGCAGACGACGCCGGTGGAAGAGGGAGGCAGCGCAGCTTCCAACTACCGATGATGCTTAGCAAACAAAGCGGACGGGAAAGGCCCGGGAGCTCAAACATGATATGCCTGGtcaataatatttgatccttcTTTGAGACTAAGTTGGGTGCATGCGAAGGTGACCCATGCCGCATCCCGCACCAGTGGTCTAGTGGTAGAATAGTACCCTGCCACGGTACAGACCCGGGTTCGATTCCCGGCTGGTGCACGATAGTTAGTTTCTTTTTTGGGTTGGtatatttttgttttccttttgaatGTCGTGATTTGTGGCTGCTCTGATGCATGACGAACAGCCTGCCCTTTTTCCTTATGCATTGCTTTGGTAATTACTCAAGTATCTAGGCGTATTGGAAGCTGCAATATATAAATCATAATACTCCACTAATCTAGTGTCCCTATCGCCATCATTCATCTTTGATGCACCTCCCTACACGCAGGTCTCGGTAATCTATAGAATTGCTGCTCAATACATGTGCTACTCGTTGATATGTGTAATATACTTAGTACGTATAATTGAATTTCACGATATAGCTTTATTAAATACTCAAAACATACCTTGTATAATAATAAGCAGCCGAGGAAGCAGTGTCCCCACATGCAGGTAATGTTGGGATGTGTGCATTGGCCGTGCCTGTGGTATGAAAAGGACAGTTTCTCTTCCAATTCTTTACTTCCGTCAGTGGACAAGAGTATTACTATTGCTTTTAGAGTTCCAACAAAGAGTATTACTATTGTTTACGAGGAATCAATCCCATTTGCCAACCCCAATcaatccttttttttccctctgaCTCggtcggaaaaaaaaacatcaactccaaaagagaggaggagaaaagCAGCTGCTGCAGTAGAGGCAGTAGCTGACAGCTGAGCGAGGCAGACAGACAGTGTTGAGAGAGtagaaggggagggaggaagattCTCTTTCGAAAGGATATGACTAAAGAGCGGGAGTTGGTCGCTTCATAAAAAATCCTCTAcaatttatctataatattaattgatcactaataatATATTTCACAACACTTCCCCTTAATCAATTAGTTCCTTATAGATAATGTTAATGATTCAATGGAATCACTATTTATCATTTTGTGAAGTCGAACATGTTTAAGTGATGGTTTAGAATGATATATAGAAATTACCATTAGAGCCTATTTTGATGACTCACATGAAAACTTTATTATCAATATCAGTCTATGATCTGGCAATATGAAGATTAATAAGCCAGTATCTTGGTATCCCACTTTGTCATGTCTTGAAATTAATAAAGAtcttttagtaccatttagaTATCTGTATATATCCGTTTTTGGACTCCCACCAGTATGGTGTTGCTGGAGTTGCACTAATTTGCACTATAGCAATGTGTTTACAAATGCAGTATCAGACCTGTTGCATTTTGTATAATACATGAGTACTTTTGTTGGCACTAAGTTTACCATCCCATGGTCTAAATGGATATTGATCCATCTTTAGGGACTAAATGACCATAAGTATTGATGGATATGCTTGTCCAATATTATTTGAATATTGTTACACATATCAATTGAATATTGATAaactgatatatatatatatatatatatatatatatatatatatatataatgattgcttgtttgtttgtgtagttAGATGATGGAAAATTCAATTTAGGATTTATTTGTGAACACACATATGCAATCATTATAATTGGAATAATCCTTCTACGGAAGATACTCACTTAGTCAGTTGTACCACAACCAACTTGATTGTTTCAAGTCATGGAGTGACTTGAGTAATACACAATATATGTTGCGAATTCAATTTGGATTTAGAATGTGAGGTCCATCGAGGACTTGTATATCCATATCTATCAAAGTTATTTGATCTGCCAATGATTAAATATGAGAACATAATTTTCACATATACCATGAGGGTATGTTGCTTGGTCTCTGCGTGAAACCATTGCTTCAATATCTCATTATCTCACCACCTTACTTTCATAAAGAATGCATTTGTGAGAAGATGGTAATACTGTGGTAAATACCTCTCACCAGTGAACGAGGGAAATTCTCCATAATTACCACCTATGCTTTGACCCAATTTTAGTGTTGATACACTCTACCTAGGACTTTTGGTCTGGATCCAGTTTAAGGTATATAGCAATTTTGATGAGCATATGTCGACAATTTGTAATCTTTGTATAATTAATTCAATGGAACCAATATAGCATGTGAAAAATTAACCCTTTTGAACTCTTATCTCATTTTTCACAATGATAGAGTTAGGTGTTCCAATGACCCGTGCATAAATTTATGTGCACATGTACTAGGCTTTTGAATGCTGAACATTCATAGGATTTGGATTTTGAATACCATAAAGTGTCTAACAACATGCATATTGTTGATTTGCATTTACTATCGTGGCGGATGTCTCCCCCTATTTTTGCGGATGCTTGTAATAAGCTATATCCCTAGTGACCATACTTCCCcccttttattttaatttgggAGTTGAGTGATTTTTTTAGACATGTTCACTCTTTCTGGCACATTAATTGTAGTAATTGGATAAGATGACCCTTTTGATAAGTAAATGCATTTAGCAGGCTATTTGTAATGTGTTACAAATAAAAGTGTTATGAACTATGGTTCAAATATTCTTTGTGTAACATTCATTTTGGATTCATGACATTCTATGTGTGGTATTAATCTCTCCCTAATGCCTGAAATTATCCTCAAAGTGTGATCAACATACGGGCTGTGTATAAATCCCCAAAAGAGACCTAAGATATTATATGAATGACGGAGAATAATACCTTGTGTGGGTTCCTAATGGCCATGATGTATGCTGAGGTGGTGATATCGGTATGTGCAAAATATATCCGACACGCAGATGGGAAATATTTGGCTGTGGCCAAGTTCCCACGTACTAAGAGGGAGCTGTATGATTGCAGTTTTATGAATTTAGATTATGCGGTGTGTAAATCCGCACATTACCAACTTGATGTTGATAAATTAAATTCTATTTGGATGGTCATACAAATGAGATAGCTTGATAAGAGATTTAATTAAGCCATAATTGGTATGAACATAGGGACTTAATGATTTAGTTACCAAAACCAAATAATTACATATGAATGGATTTGATCCTGTATCGAGGAAAATTTGCTCTAAGTTGAAAAATTCGAGCAATTAATTTGGTAAAAATTGTGGTGCCTTATGACCACTAAGGGGCACATTTGGGACTATTTGCAAATGCATTCATGAGCACTTTAGAGTGCCTAGATAGCCCATAAATGGCTGAATATGGCCAAGTTATATTGAATGCGTTCAAGAAACTTAGTGGCTT encodes the following:
- the LOC101769890 gene encoding acanthoscurrin-1, which translates into the protein MAAKKASVVATLLALNLLFFAFADACGCKCGTCPSPGGGGGGGGGGGGSGGGGGGTGGGGSGGGTGGGGTGGGGTGGGGTGGGGTGGGGSGGGGTGGGGSGGGGGQGRRCPIDALKLGVCANVLQGLINVTLGTPPRTPCCTLIQGLADLEAAVCLCTALRANVLGITINLPINLSLLVNYCGRRVPNGFQCF